The Aequorivita sublithincola DSM 14238 genome window below encodes:
- a CDS encoding helix-turn-helix domain-containing protein yields the protein MVNSADFVKRLEKILDYYGITATAFAEKIDFNRSTISHLLSGRNKPSLEFVLKLLQKFPEVELNWLLFGKGSFPIISESKPVEVPTKQEFPNSEVNSPDLFSETTNSERQKNNSEQEKVIQMNKNGKEIEKIVIFYQDSSFNVYQN from the coding sequence ATGGTAAACAGTGCGGATTTTGTAAAGAGGCTTGAAAAAATATTAGATTACTACGGTATTACGGCTACTGCTTTTGCCGAAAAAATAGATTTTAACAGATCAACTATTTCACATTTATTATCCGGAAGAAATAAACCAAGCTTAGAATTTGTGTTGAAATTGCTTCAGAAATTTCCTGAAGTAGAATTAAATTGGCTGCTTTTTGGAAAGGGCTCCTTCCCTATTATTTCGGAATCGAAACCTGTTGAAGTTCCAACGAAGCAAGAATTTCCTAATAGTGAAGTAAATTCACCTGATCTTTTTTCAGAAACTACAAATTCCGAAAGACAGAAAAATAATTCTGAGCAGGAGAAAGTTATTCAAATGAATAAAAACGGAAAAGAAATTGAAAAGATTGTCATTTTTTACCAAGACAGCAGCTTTAATGTTTACCAAAATTGA